In one Vanacampus margaritifer isolate UIUO_Vmar chromosome 11, RoL_Vmar_1.0, whole genome shotgun sequence genomic region, the following are encoded:
- the otc gene encoding ornithine transcarbamylase, mitochondrial yields the protein MYFKHSACKSLISGCSKAFKNTLLRGFRSDVGAHCGASLKGRSCLTLKDFTSEEIKKLLWVSADLKHRVKHEKQHLPLLQGKSIAMIFEKRSTRTRISTETGFALLGGHPCFLTAQDIHLGVNESCTDTARVLSGLCDIILARVYSHSTLEELDKESSIPVINGLSDLFHPIQILADFLTLQEHYGSLAGLTVSWIGDGNNVLHSFMMAAPKLGVHLKVATPKGYEPERSVIQEAERLAKKHNTQLVLTSEAMEAARDSNVLVTDTWVSMGQEEEKKKKLQDFHGYQITMQTASVARPDWTFLHCLPRKKEEVDDEVFYSSRSLVFPEAVNRKWTIMGLMVSLLTDYKPLMPKLKF from the exons atgtattttaaacattctGCCTGTAAAAGTTTAATTTCTGGATGTTCGAAGGCTTTCAAAAACACACTCTTGCGCGGATTTAG GAGTGATGTTGGAGCGCATTGCGGTGCGAGTTTGAAGGGTCGCAGCTGTCTGACGTTGAAAGACTTCACTTCAGAAGAAATCAAGAAGCTTTTGTGGGTTTCTGCTGATTTAAAACATCGCGTCAAGCATGAAAAGCAG CATCTGCCTCTCCTGCAAGGGAAGTCCATTGCAATGATATTTGAGAAGAGGAGCACCAGAACAAGAATCTCCACAGAAACAG GCTTTGCTTTGCTGGGTGGACATCCTTGTTTCCTGACAGCCCAAGACATCCATCTGGGAGTCAATGAGAGCTGCACTGACACTGCAAG GGTTCTATCAGGTTTGTGTGACATCATCCTCGCTCGGGTGTACAGTCACTCCACACTTGAGGAACTGGATAAGGAGTCCTCCATTCCTGTCATTAACGGACTGTCAGACCTGTTCCACCCAATCCAGATTCTGGCCGACTTCCTGACCTTGCAG GAGCATTATGGCTCCCTCGCCGGACTAACGGTGAGCTGGATTGGAGATGGGAACAATGTCCTGCACTCTTTTATGATGGCTGCACCAAAATTGGGAGTACACTTAAAGGTTGCTACCCCCAAG GGTTATGAGCCAGAACGGAGTGTAATTCAAGAGGCTGAGAGGCTCGCTAAAAAG caCAATACCCAGCTTGTGCTGACCTCCGAGGCGATGGAGGCCGCTCGCGACAGCAATGTTTTGGTGACTGACACCTGGGTCAGCATGGGGCAggaagaggagaagaaaaaaaaactccaagaCTTCCATGGTTACCAGATTACCATGCAG ACAGCAAGTGTAGCCCGGCCAGACTGGACCTTCCTGCACTGTCTTCCCCGCAAAAAGGAGGAGGTGGATGATGAAGTTTTCTATTCATCTCGTTCCCTCGTCTTCCCTGAGGCAGTGAATCGGAAGTGGACAATCATG GGTTTGATGGTGTCGCTCTTGACTGACTACAAACCACTTATGCCAAAGCTCAAGTTCTAA
- the gpr161b gene encoding G-protein coupled receptor 161 isoform X2, translated as MNISRNCTLVGGGGELAVLESVSIVTITLLACLGNLLIVATLYRRPYLLTPSNKFVFSLTLSNLLLSALVLPFVAVSSAKREWVFGVVWCNFTALLYLLISSASMLTLGAIAIDRYYAVLYPMIYPMKITGNRSVVVIAYVWLHSLVGCLPPLFGWSSFEFDCFKWTCVASWHREPTYTAFWVAWCILPPFLVMLACYSVIFRVARVKARKVHCGTVVVSQEDGAGSQRNGRKNSSTSTSSSGSRRSLVYSGKALFGQGSVSHGLETLVAWLSFCSAVCHPLIYGLWNKTVRKELLGMCFGDRYYRESFATRHRTSRLFSISNRITDLGMSPHLTAMLAGGGQLLAPGSSTGDTGFSFTQDSCTDVMLLDNYSIDGSSHPHSCYPSGKRRSSVTFEDQVEHSKAEHAASVQVHAEVHKSLDTFASCLAKAIESDAKLTLFGDILAVPAGLFVARSAPRPRYLDGQRLRLESIDEGIVKDDNDERDFEMQPA; from the exons ATGAACATCAGTAGAAACTGCACCCTGGTGGGGGGCGGCGGTGAGCTGGCCGTGCTGGAGTCCGTCTCCATCGTGACCATCACCCTGCTGGCCTGCCTGGGCAACCTCCTGATCGTGGCCACGCTCTACCGCCGCCCCTACCTGCTGACGCCCAGCAACAAgtttgttttcagcctgactcTGTCCAACCTGCTGCTGTCTGCCCTTGTCCTGCCCTTCGTGGCCGTCAGCTCGGCTAAGAGGGAGTGGGTGTTCGGCGTGGTGTGGTGCAACTTCACCGCCCTGCTCTATCTGCTCATTAGCTCGGCCAGCATGCTCACACTGGGAGCCATCGCAATCGACAG GTACTACGCCGTGCTCTACCCGATGATCTACCCGATGAAGATCACAgggaaccggtccgtggtggtCATCGCCTACGTGTGGTTGCACTCCCTAGTGGGCTGCCTGCCCCCTCTGTTCGGTTGGTCCTCCTTCGAGTTCGACTGCTTCAAGTGGACCTGCGTGGCATCGTGGCACCGCGAGCCAACCTACACGGCCTTCTGGGTGGCTTGGTGCATCCTGCCACCCTTCCTGGTCATGCTGGCGTGCTACAGCGTCATTTTCCGCGTGGCCCGCGTCAAAGCCCGCAAGGTGCACTGCGGCACGGTGGTTGTCTCCCAAGAGGACGGCGCCGGCTCGCAGAGGAACGGGCGCAAGAACTCCAGTACGTCCACGTCTTCCAGCGGCAGCCGGCGCAGCTTGGTGTACTCCGGGA AGGCCCTTTTTGGACAGGGGAGCGTCTCCCACGGGCTGGAGACTCTGGTGGCGTGGCTGTCGTTCTGCAGCGCCGTGTGCCACCCGCTCATCTACGGCCTGTGGAACAAGACGGTGAGGAAGGAGCTTCTGGGGATGTGCTTTGGCGATCGCTATTACAGAGAGTCGTTCGCCACGCGACACAGGACGTCCCGCCTCTTCAGCATCTCCAACAGGATCACAG ACTTGGGGATGTCGCCCCACCTGACTGCCATGTTGGCTGGGGGAGGACAGCTGCTGGCTCCGGGAAGCAGCACCGGAGACACCGGCTTTAGTTTCACTCAGGACTCCT GTACAGACGTGATGCTGCTGGACAACTATTCCATTGATGGCTCCTCCCATCCACATTCCTGCTATCCGTCTGGGAAGAGGAGGAGCTCTGTCACCTTTGAAGACCAAGTGGAGCATTCCAAAG CAGAACATGCGGCATCCGTGCAGGTCCACGCCGAGGTCCACAAGTCCCTGGACACCTTCGCCTCCTGCCTGGCCAAAGCCATCGAGAGTGACGCCAAGCTCACCCTCTTCGGGGACATTTTGGCTGTTCCGGCGGGTCTCTTTGTGGCCCGGTCGGCCCCTAGGCCCAGATACCTGGACGGTCAGAGACTGCGGCTGGAGAGCATCGACGAAGGCATCGTCAAAGACGACAATGACGAGCGGGACTTTGAGATGCAGCCAGCCTGA
- the gpr161b gene encoding G-protein coupled receptor 161 isoform X1: MNISRNCTLVGGGGELAVLESVSIVTITLLACLGNLLIVATLYRRPYLLTPSNKFVFSLTLSNLLLSALVLPFVAVSSAKREWVFGVVWCNFTALLYLLISSASMLTLGAIAIDRYYAVLYPMIYPMKITGNRSVVVIAYVWLHSLVGCLPPLFGWSSFEFDCFKWTCVASWHREPTYTAFWVAWCILPPFLVMLACYSVIFRVARVKARKVHCGTVVVSQEDGAGSQRNGRKNSSTSTSSSGSRRSLVYSGSQCKAFVTILVVIGTFLMTWGPYVGVVCTEALFGQGSVSHGLETLVAWLSFCSAVCHPLIYGLWNKTVRKELLGMCFGDRYYRESFATRHRTSRLFSISNRITDLGMSPHLTAMLAGGGQLLAPGSSTGDTGFSFTQDSCTDVMLLDNYSIDGSSHPHSCYPSGKRRSSVTFEDQVEHSKAEHAASVQVHAEVHKSLDTFASCLAKAIESDAKLTLFGDILAVPAGLFVARSAPRPRYLDGQRLRLESIDEGIVKDDNDERDFEMQPA; the protein is encoded by the exons ATGAACATCAGTAGAAACTGCACCCTGGTGGGGGGCGGCGGTGAGCTGGCCGTGCTGGAGTCCGTCTCCATCGTGACCATCACCCTGCTGGCCTGCCTGGGCAACCTCCTGATCGTGGCCACGCTCTACCGCCGCCCCTACCTGCTGACGCCCAGCAACAAgtttgttttcagcctgactcTGTCCAACCTGCTGCTGTCTGCCCTTGTCCTGCCCTTCGTGGCCGTCAGCTCGGCTAAGAGGGAGTGGGTGTTCGGCGTGGTGTGGTGCAACTTCACCGCCCTGCTCTATCTGCTCATTAGCTCGGCCAGCATGCTCACACTGGGAGCCATCGCAATCGACAG GTACTACGCCGTGCTCTACCCGATGATCTACCCGATGAAGATCACAgggaaccggtccgtggtggtCATCGCCTACGTGTGGTTGCACTCCCTAGTGGGCTGCCTGCCCCCTCTGTTCGGTTGGTCCTCCTTCGAGTTCGACTGCTTCAAGTGGACCTGCGTGGCATCGTGGCACCGCGAGCCAACCTACACGGCCTTCTGGGTGGCTTGGTGCATCCTGCCACCCTTCCTGGTCATGCTGGCGTGCTACAGCGTCATTTTCCGCGTGGCCCGCGTCAAAGCCCGCAAGGTGCACTGCGGCACGGTGGTTGTCTCCCAAGAGGACGGCGCCGGCTCGCAGAGGAACGGGCGCAAGAACTCCAGTACGTCCACGTCTTCCAGCGGCAGCCGGCGCAGCTTGGTGTACTCCGGGAGTCAGTGCAAGGCCTTCGTCACCATCTTGGTCGTGATCGGGACTTTCCTCATGACCTGGGGGCCCTATGTGGGTGTGGTTTGTACAGAGGCCCTTTTTGGACAGGGGAGCGTCTCCCACGGGCTGGAGACTCTGGTGGCGTGGCTGTCGTTCTGCAGCGCCGTGTGCCACCCGCTCATCTACGGCCTGTGGAACAAGACGGTGAGGAAGGAGCTTCTGGGGATGTGCTTTGGCGATCGCTATTACAGAGAGTCGTTCGCCACGCGACACAGGACGTCCCGCCTCTTCAGCATCTCCAACAGGATCACAG ACTTGGGGATGTCGCCCCACCTGACTGCCATGTTGGCTGGGGGAGGACAGCTGCTGGCTCCGGGAAGCAGCACCGGAGACACCGGCTTTAGTTTCACTCAGGACTCCT GTACAGACGTGATGCTGCTGGACAACTATTCCATTGATGGCTCCTCCCATCCACATTCCTGCTATCCGTCTGGGAAGAGGAGGAGCTCTGTCACCTTTGAAGACCAAGTGGAGCATTCCAAAG CAGAACATGCGGCATCCGTGCAGGTCCACGCCGAGGTCCACAAGTCCCTGGACACCTTCGCCTCCTGCCTGGCCAAAGCCATCGAGAGTGACGCCAAGCTCACCCTCTTCGGGGACATTTTGGCTGTTCCGGCGGGTCTCTTTGTGGCCCGGTCGGCCCCTAGGCCCAGATACCTGGACGGTCAGAGACTGCGGCTGGAGAGCATCGACGAAGGCATCGTCAAAGACGACAATGACGAGCGGGACTTTGAGATGCAGCCAGCCTGA